Proteins encoded in a region of the Zea mays cultivar B73 chromosome 2, Zm-B73-REFERENCE-NAM-5.0, whole genome shotgun sequence genome:
- the LOC118476454 gene encoding uncharacterized protein has translation MAVARSLGLQAPAAPLVPAMALLQARFFSLRRILSHGELPALFPVRPSLCPLLRFHRTAPLCSVAASSRAQLCSSLPCRGAPVRALFLLAERFSALRAVLPALPVRLPKSGAQLCSRVSPPRVLLALCLFPWRPVFCARFSAPDSLYSDCGIPARSSLMPSPSPSPWPRAAAVLCAHAVLLCRCPILPARAVVEAFGCARPADLPVSRPDFAQRPVELLCRAPWSLRARFFPVRVLLDFASRAQRSVVPARAAAKLPVQFAFVALSCARNCSQSISSL, from the coding sequence ATGGCGGTCGCTCGGTCGCTCGGTCTCCAAGCTCCAGCCGCGCCCCTGGTTCCAGCCATGGCACTCCTTCAAGCTCGGTTCTTCTCTCTGCGCAGGATCCTCTCCCATGGCGAGCTGCCGGCGCTGTTCCCTGTGCGTCCGTCGCTCTGCCCTCTGCTCAGATTCCATCGGACCGCGCCCCTCTGCTCTGTTGCCGCGAGCAGCCGCGCCCAGCTCTGCTCCTCTCTCCCTTGCCGCGGAGCTCCTGTGCGCGCGCTGTTCCTGCTCGCCGAGCGGTTCTCTGCCCTGCGCGCCGTGCTCCCTGCTCTCCCTGTGCGGCTCCCCAAGTCCGGTGCCCAGCTGTGCTCGCGAGTTTCTCCTCCGCGCGTCCTGCTCGCTCTCTGCCTGTTTCCATGGCGTCCTGTTTTCTGCGCGCGTTTCTCGGCGCCCGACTCCCTCTACTCGGACTGCGGCATCCCTGCTCGGAGCTCCCTGATGCCGAGCCCATCTCCCAGTCCATGGCCGCGCGCAGCTGCTGTGCTTTGTGCGCACGCCGTGCTTCTCTGCCGGTGCCCAATCCTCCCTGCTCGTGCCGTCGTCGAAGCTTTTGGATGCGCGCGCCCAGCTGACCTTCCTGTGTCGCGCCCCGACTTTGCCCAACGCCCCGTCGAGCTCCTCTGCCGAGCGCCGTGGAGCCTGCGCGCTCGGTTCTTTCCAGTTCGTGTACTGCTCGACTTTGCGTCGCGCGCGCAGCGTTCTGTTGTTCCTGCGCGTGCTGCCGCGAAGCTCCCTGttcagttcgccttcgtcgcgttGTCGTGCGCACGAAACTGCTCGCAGTCGATATCGAGTCTGTGA